A DNA window from Maribellus comscasis contains the following coding sequences:
- a CDS encoding SusD/RagB family nutrient-binding outer membrane lipoprotein, producing the protein MKKLKYILIVVFSLIFAVSCDNFEEINTNPNSTDQVAPNMLATQTLKDTYRFWNINAADFLSGNLFNHHLIQTNNENPGQYYFAYWPWGSFGAYTRLTDLKYMVQFAEGSSNKSSYQGLALFLKAWIGFQATLDMGDVPYSEAGLYYEGNVQPKYDKQADVFAAILVDLEQAAGYFSEGQSFDGDIMFGGDASKWERLCNAMQLKVIQTMSKQVTSDQKARFAQIVASAPLMEGNDDNFKLVYSATGNSDEAFPFYQNGVQFREYASLSKLTVDALKSLQDRRLFYFADPAQKKIDEGLNESDFDAYVGGLSSLPNTVLQPNGLAGEYSLVNSRYTQFLDNDPMLIFTYSEQCFIIAEAIEEGWVSGTAQTYYENGVKAQLEYYMSLPNTAEYVHGMAIGQDYIDSYFTGAAAYATDGSKTDRLHQIWLQRWLIDFFQGNGGNYPQFLRTGYPEYPLDPATSLNPDDNTVYPKRWMYPTNEQSTNPENYHKAINEQFGGSDATDEVPWYLK; encoded by the coding sequence ATGAAAAAATTAAAATATATTTTGATTGTGGTATTTTCTTTAATCTTTGCAGTATCATGCGATAATTTTGAAGAAATAAATACCAATCCCAATTCAACAGACCAGGTTGCACCCAATATGCTTGCAACGCAGACATTAAAAGATACCTATCGGTTTTGGAATATAAACGCGGCTGATTTTTTATCGGGAAACTTATTTAACCACCATCTTATTCAGACAAATAATGAAAATCCTGGTCAATATTATTTTGCATATTGGCCCTGGGGGAGTTTTGGTGCCTACACGCGGCTGACTGACCTGAAGTACATGGTACAGTTTGCTGAGGGCAGCTCAAACAAATCTTCTTATCAGGGGTTGGCATTGTTTTTAAAGGCCTGGATAGGCTTTCAGGCTACGCTGGATATGGGAGATGTCCCTTATTCCGAAGCCGGATTATATTATGAAGGAAATGTGCAACCTAAATATGATAAACAAGCCGATGTCTTTGCCGCAATTTTAGTCGATCTTGAACAAGCAGCCGGTTATTTTAGCGAAGGTCAAAGTTTTGACGGAGACATTATGTTTGGAGGAGATGCTTCAAAATGGGAGAGACTCTGCAATGCCATGCAGTTAAAAGTGATTCAAACGATGAGTAAACAGGTTACATCTGATCAAAAAGCCCGTTTTGCTCAAATAGTAGCTTCTGCACCGTTGATGGAGGGCAATGATGATAACTTTAAACTGGTATACTCTGCAACCGGGAATTCAGATGAAGCTTTCCCTTTTTATCAGAACGGAGTACAGTTTAGAGAGTATGCGTCCCTTTCAAAATTGACAGTAGATGCTTTGAAGAGTTTGCAAGACAGACGGTTATTTTATTTTGCTGATCCGGCACAGAAGAAGATTGACGAAGGCTTAAATGAATCAGATTTTGATGCTTATGTTGGAGGGTTGAGTTCTTTACCTAATACGGTGTTACAACCTAATGGATTAGCCGGTGAATATTCTTTGGTAAATAGTCGTTATACTCAATTCCTTGATAATGATCCAATGCTCATTTTTACCTATTCAGAGCAATGTTTTATTATTGCTGAAGCAATAGAAGAAGGTTGGGTTTCAGGTACAGCTCAGACTTATTATGAAAACGGAGTAAAAGCACAACTGGAATACTATATGAGTCTGCCAAATACAGCAGAATACGTTCATGGGATGGCAATTGGGCAGGACTATATCGATAGTTATTTTACAGGAGCAGCAGCTTACGCAACCGATGGAAGTAAAACGGATCGCCTGCATCAAATCTGGCTTCAGAGATGGTTGATCGACTTCTTCCAGGGGAATGGCGGCAACTATCCTCAGTTTTTGCGCACCGGCTATCCTGAGTATCCTTTGGATCCCGCTACAAGTTTGAATCCGGATGATAATACAGTGTATCCAAAACGTTGGATGTATCCTACCAACGAACAATCGACAAACCCTGAAAATTATCATAAAGCGATTAATGAGCAATTTGGAGGGAGCGACGCCACCGACGAAGTCCCTTGGTATTTGAAATAG
- a CDS encoding bile acid:sodium symporter family protein, whose product MKKNRFYYYLLTLACLFFVLFIFLSIAGKQEYKGPALILGFITLAIAVRGFPTFKGFSYSLWIFTAVTVSMYYPKYFLAAGSFEFKLLIVPLLQIIMFGMGSQMSLSDFAGVIKMPKGVIAGVICQFTLMPLMGITIASMFNFPPEIAAGIVLVGSSPSGLASNVMSFIAKANLALSVTLTAFATLLSPLLTPFLMKTLAGQFIEVDFWSMMLDIFNMVILPIIAGLIFNIFSISKVSFKGRITQLISYLLIIVLKNFIAFQTSDISFIFFLKGIGTDIFWFMLLPYLGTFVFKYFAKGNKEWLNKALAFISMLGIGIIITIITAAGRDSLLEVGLLLILACFIHNMFGYGLGYTIARFVLRMNEQDCRTIALEVGMQNGGLASGLALQMGKVATVGLAPAVFGPMMNITGSSLATWWRNKKTGIQKNNHQKNK is encoded by the coding sequence GTGAAAAAAAATAGATTCTACTATTACCTGCTTACTTTAGCATGCCTATTTTTTGTTTTATTTATCTTTCTTTCAATTGCGGGGAAACAAGAATACAAGGGGCCTGCGCTTATTTTAGGATTTATAACACTGGCAATTGCTGTACGCGGTTTTCCGACATTTAAAGGTTTTTCTTATTCACTTTGGATTTTTACGGCAGTTACAGTTTCCATGTACTACCCAAAATACTTCCTCGCAGCCGGGAGTTTTGAGTTTAAGCTTCTGATTGTTCCTTTGTTGCAAATCATCATGTTTGGAATGGGGTCTCAAATGAGCTTGTCCGATTTTGCCGGCGTAATTAAAATGCCTAAAGGGGTAATAGCAGGTGTAATTTGCCAGTTTACTCTCATGCCACTAATGGGAATAACAATTGCAAGCATGTTTAATTTTCCGCCTGAAATTGCAGCCGGTATTGTTCTGGTAGGTTCATCACCCAGTGGGCTGGCATCAAATGTAATGTCATTTATTGCCAAAGCAAATCTGGCACTTTCGGTCACTTTAACAGCATTTGCAACCCTGTTGTCGCCACTTTTAACTCCGTTTTTGATGAAAACACTGGCCGGACAATTTATTGAAGTTGATTTTTGGAGTATGATGCTTGATATTTTTAATATGGTTATTTTACCAATTATCGCCGGCCTCATTTTTAATATTTTTTCTATTAGTAAGGTGTCTTTTAAAGGAAGGATAACTCAGCTAATCAGTTATTTACTTATTATTGTTTTGAAAAATTTTATTGCTTTTCAAACTTCTGATATATCATTCATTTTTTTCTTAAAAGGAATTGGAACTGACATATTCTGGTTTATGTTGTTGCCTTACCTGGGAACATTTGTTTTTAAGTATTTTGCCAAAGGAAACAAAGAGTGGTTAAACAAGGCACTGGCATTTATCTCTATGCTTGGAATCGGAATTATAATAACCATTATTACTGCTGCCGGACGCGACAGTTTGCTTGAAGTAGGCCTGCTGCTGATACTTGCTTGCTTTATACACAATATGTTTGGGTATGGTTTGGGATACACCATTGCCCGTTTTGTATTGAGAATGAATGAGCAGGATTGCCGAACCATAGCTTTGGAAGTAGGTATGCAAAACGGTGGGTTGGCATCGGGGCTGGCACTGCAAATGGGAAAAGTTGCTACAGTAGGATTGGCACCGGCAGTTTTTGGACCAATGATGAATATTACCGGTTCATCACTGGCTACCTGGTGGAGAAATAAAAAAACCGGGATTCAAAAAAATAATCATCAAAAAAACAAATAA
- a CDS encoding RNA polymerase sigma-70 factor, whose amino-acid sequence MQINGIDEKVLVARMISGDKTAFELLFRFYYPGLIVFASQIVLSTSEAEEIVQDFFVRLWEKRSNISNNYSLKNYLFASVKNSSFNYLKKEKIKENVIADLKQVVKEHFLYEADIYINSELQSELKRAFEKLSPRTREVFSLSRLGGLKNDEIAQKLGLSKRTVETQISNALKILRLELKDYLTLLLLFELLNL is encoded by the coding sequence ATGCAAATAAACGGAATAGATGAAAAAGTTCTTGTTGCGCGAATGATCTCGGGCGATAAAACTGCTTTCGAACTACTATTCCGGTTCTATTATCCTGGATTGATAGTTTTTGCTTCACAAATTGTTTTAAGTACCTCGGAAGCAGAAGAAATTGTGCAGGATTTTTTTGTAAGGCTATGGGAAAAGAGAAGCAATATTTCAAATAACTACTCCTTAAAAAACTATTTGTTTGCTTCCGTTAAAAATAGTTCTTTTAATTATCTGAAAAAGGAAAAAATTAAAGAAAATGTGATTGCAGATTTGAAGCAAGTTGTCAAAGAACATTTTCTTTATGAGGCTGATATTTATATCAATTCAGAACTTCAATCGGAGTTAAAACGAGCATTCGAAAAACTGTCTCCCAGAACCCGTGAAGTTTTTAGTCTTAGTCGCCTTGGTGGGTTAAAAAATGATGAAATAGCCCAAAAGCTTGGCTTGTCGAAAAGAACAGTAGAGACACAAATCTCAAATGCATTAAAAATCCTGAGGCTGGAGTTAAAGGATTACCTGACTTTACTGCTGTTATTTGAGCTTTTAAATCTATAA
- a CDS encoding FecR family protein translates to MQQDYKENAAQKKFEEFLEYRKDLSEFDKRVEAGAIIQQIETVDIDKGFEKIQHRIDNKDKSVNLINYFIRVAAILSIPLLMITIWSLFLQNKTYTNHTDFSWQELSSPVGMRSQIILPDGTKLWLNSQSTIRYRIPFVNESRIVELKGEAFLNVMPDEEIPFLVKAGTTQVEVVGTEFNVKAYPEEENIEVALLEGKVKFAAINENQQKYLELSPGDYMVFNKSEGQAKRIKTDVEKYAAWRKNVLILDETPIEEVAVLLQRWYGVKVVIQDEELKKYKFTTTFENESLFRVLELLELSSPDIKVKYTPGKVNDQFEKTNQSTVLITLKTKTPM, encoded by the coding sequence ATGCAGCAGGATTACAAAGAAAATGCAGCTCAAAAGAAGTTTGAAGAATTTCTGGAATACCGGAAAGATTTATCTGAATTTGATAAGCGAGTTGAAGCAGGGGCAATTATTCAGCAAATAGAAACTGTAGATATTGATAAGGGATTTGAAAAAATTCAACACAGGATTGATAACAAGGACAAATCAGTTAATTTAATAAATTACTTCATCAGAGTTGCGGCAATTTTGTCCATTCCCTTATTGATGATAACTATCTGGAGTTTATTTTTACAAAACAAGACTTATACAAATCATACCGATTTTTCCTGGCAGGAATTAAGCAGTCCTGTCGGAATGCGGTCACAAATTATACTTCCTGATGGGACAAAATTGTGGCTTAATTCGCAAAGTACGATCCGTTACCGTATTCCTTTTGTAAATGAAAGCAGAATTGTTGAATTAAAAGGTGAAGCATTTTTGAATGTGATGCCGGATGAAGAAATACCTTTTTTGGTTAAAGCTGGCACTACGCAGGTAGAAGTCGTAGGGACCGAGTTTAATGTAAAAGCTTATCCTGAAGAAGAAAATATAGAAGTTGCTCTGCTTGAAGGGAAAGTAAAGTTTGCTGCAATAAATGAAAATCAGCAAAAATATCTGGAGCTAAGCCCTGGAGACTATATGGTTTTTAATAAAAGTGAGGGACAGGCAAAACGGATTAAAACCGATGTTGAAAAATATGCCGCCTGGCGCAAAAATGTTTTAATTCTTGACGAAACTCCGATAGAAGAAGTTGCTGTGCTATTGCAGAGATGGTACGGAGTGAAAGTAGTAATTCAGGATGAAGAACTAAAAAAGTACAAGTTTACAACTACTTTTGAAAACGAATCGCTTTTTAGAGTGCTTGAATTGCTGGAACTTAGCTCGCCCGATATAAAAGTAAAATATACCCCCGGGAAAGTAAACGACCAATTTGAAAAAACAAATCAGTCTACAGTGCTTATAACTTTAAAAACTAAAACGCCTATGTGA
- a CDS encoding SusC/RagA family TonB-linked outer membrane protein, protein MKKIVEPLSLLYKGHRKKLVIMRNALLIILISVFQVVASGTYSQTAKLSLNLEGVTIKEVLATIEDQSEFYFLYNSELIDVTRKVNVSIEDENIKNILSRLFDENDVNILIKDKYIVLTPVSDDSVQTQKTVSGKVVDDKGDPLPGVSIVIKGTTNGTVTDVNGTYSLNNLSSTAILVFSFVGMETKEIEIGSQTTINVTLSSSAIGIEEVVITALGIKREQKALGYAVQAVSGEELQKVAGVDVGTSLTGKVAGVLVQNSSDFNVEPTITIRGETDPLIVIDGIAYANKKLNDIAAEDIESMSVLKGATASALYGFRGKSGAILITTKNGSTGKMGVSVDLTSNTMFNAGFLAIPEKQSVYGRGNNGNYDLNNTKSWGPVMDGSIRTQWDPYLMEYRDYEYLPVGKDNFDNFLETGYVTNNNVNVGFRSENVALRSSLNWTQQKGVYPNSKLNKYTYTLGADINLDKFQLSSNMSYTKRESPNTGTNGYKSYDVMYSMLIYSPADYNILDYKDNYWMVKDQKQNWTYPNGNINNPYFDRYAITNEVSRDIFNADLSTSYEITDWLKVTARSGLDFYVNRGQIRLSQGSWTSTGDTGVPGINYPWNGTKVGAYITGRTQGFSINNDLLLTGNKKFINDKLELEYLAGGNIYYRRDDNLSAQTTGGISIPGYYSLKASVNAARVGETKNAEQSNSLFGRLALSWNNFIFIDATGRNDWVSTLAAPDIPQSDWSYFYPSISGSLILSELLPDNSKNWLDLLKARSSWTTAKTPPGVYEILTTFSTNTAIWDGLNGAAAPDKVRSSTILPEKSTTYEVGLQSVMFKKRLSIDAAFYNKIISDILQDASSPAARTPASGIVGEIINTDEERTRKGWDVVMNITPIRKQDLQWDIALNWGTYKEIYSKIDSVNTKNNDREWIAKGKRTDFITIQDFEYQPETGAMIWNNGLPKRSSIYTFYGYRLPDWNWGISSTLRYKDFSLFMSFDGVVGGLMNTVTESYMWQAGVHPESLTETRAQDVATGDPHYIGEGVKVVSGSATFDVNGNILTDDRVFAPNDVAVTYQNAITRLHASSVWGGTPTPYDIYERTFLKLREISLTYTVPKNILAKAGPIKGASVSFVGQNVLFWAKDFKYSDPDGGNENFSDPSVRYLGGNIKLSF, encoded by the coding sequence ATGAAAAAAATTGTTGAACCGTTGTCCTTGTTGTACAAAGGACACAGAAAAAAATTAGTAATTATGCGTAATGCATTGCTGATAATCCTAATCAGTGTCTTTCAGGTGGTTGCTTCAGGCACCTACTCACAAACTGCAAAACTGAGTTTAAACCTGGAAGGAGTAACTATCAAAGAAGTTCTCGCAACAATAGAAGACCAGAGCGAGTTCTATTTTCTATATAACAGTGAACTTATTGATGTCACAAGGAAAGTAAACGTATCCATAGAAGATGAAAATATTAAAAACATTTTATCCCGATTATTTGATGAAAATGATGTAAACATTTTAATTAAAGACAAATACATTGTTCTGACACCGGTTTCAGATGATTCTGTTCAGACACAGAAAACAGTATCAGGTAAAGTTGTCGACGACAAAGGCGACCCGCTTCCCGGTGTTTCAATTGTTATTAAAGGAACCACAAACGGCACAGTAACGGATGTTAACGGGACTTATTCCCTAAACAATCTTTCCTCTACTGCTATTCTGGTTTTTTCATTTGTCGGAATGGAAACAAAGGAAATTGAAATTGGCAGTCAAACAACAATCAATGTTACGCTATCTTCCAGCGCAATCGGTATTGAAGAAGTGGTTATAACCGCTCTGGGAATAAAAAGAGAACAAAAAGCGTTGGGCTATGCTGTTCAGGCTGTTTCAGGTGAAGAATTGCAAAAAGTAGCCGGTGTTGATGTCGGTACGTCGCTAACCGGTAAAGTAGCCGGGGTACTGGTTCAAAACTCTTCCGATTTTAACGTTGAGCCAACAATAACGATTCGCGGCGAAACAGACCCGTTGATAGTTATCGACGGTATTGCTTACGCCAATAAAAAATTGAATGATATTGCAGCAGAAGATATTGAGTCAATGTCAGTGTTAAAAGGGGCAACGGCTTCTGCACTGTATGGGTTCCGAGGAAAATCAGGCGCTATATTAATTACCACCAAAAACGGTAGTACAGGAAAAATGGGGGTATCAGTCGACTTAACGTCTAATACCATGTTTAATGCAGGTTTCCTGGCTATTCCAGAAAAACAAAGCGTATATGGTCGTGGGAATAACGGTAACTACGATTTAAATAATACCAAATCCTGGGGGCCTGTGATGGATGGCAGCATACGAACTCAATGGGACCCTTATTTAATGGAATACAGGGATTACGAATATCTTCCTGTAGGGAAGGATAACTTTGATAACTTTTTGGAAACTGGCTACGTGACAAATAACAATGTTAATGTTGGATTTAGGTCGGAAAACGTAGCTCTTAGGAGCTCTTTGAACTGGACACAACAAAAGGGAGTATATCCGAATTCGAAGTTAAATAAATATACCTATACTCTGGGGGCGGATATTAATTTGGATAAGTTTCAGTTGTCTTCCAATATGTCGTACACCAAAAGAGAATCTCCCAATACGGGGACCAACGGTTATAAGTCGTACGATGTAATGTATTCTATGTTGATCTATTCGCCGGCTGATTATAATATTTTAGATTATAAAGACAATTATTGGATGGTCAAAGATCAAAAACAAAACTGGACTTATCCAAACGGGAATATAAACAATCCGTATTTTGACAGGTATGCAATAACCAATGAAGTTTCCCGCGATATTTTTAATGCAGACCTTTCCACAAGTTATGAGATTACAGATTGGTTAAAAGTTACAGCACGTTCCGGTCTCGATTTTTATGTAAACCGTGGTCAGATACGACTATCTCAGGGCTCCTGGACTTCAACGGGGGATACTGGGGTGCCCGGAATTAATTATCCATGGAACGGAACAAAAGTTGGTGCTTATATTACGGGCAGAACCCAGGGGTTTAGCATAAATAACGATCTATTGTTAACAGGTAACAAAAAATTTATTAATGATAAATTAGAACTGGAATACTTGGCAGGGGGAAACATATATTACAGAAGAGATGATAATCTGAGTGCTCAAACTACGGGTGGGATCTCAATTCCCGGCTATTATTCTTTAAAAGCTTCAGTAAACGCGGCACGTGTTGGAGAAACCAAAAACGCCGAGCAGTCTAACTCACTGTTTGGTCGTTTAGCCCTTTCATGGAATAATTTTATTTTTATAGATGCCACGGGGCGTAATGACTGGGTGTCGACATTGGCTGCGCCTGATATACCTCAATCAGATTGGTCTTATTTTTACCCGTCAATTTCAGGAAGTTTAATACTATCAGAACTGCTGCCTGACAATTCAAAAAACTGGCTTGATTTGTTAAAGGCCAGAAGCTCATGGACTACGGCAAAAACACCTCCCGGAGTGTATGAAATTCTAACTACATTTTCAACCAATACCGCTATTTGGGACGGATTAAATGGCGCAGCAGCACCTGACAAAGTAAGGAGTTCAACGATATTGCCCGAAAAATCAACCACATACGAAGTTGGGTTACAGTCTGTAATGTTTAAAAAAAGATTAAGCATTGATGCTGCTTTTTATAACAAGATAATTTCTGATATTTTACAAGATGCAAGCAGCCCAGCAGCCAGAACGCCGGCTTCCGGTATTGTGGGTGAAATTATTAATACCGATGAAGAACGAACAAGGAAAGGCTGGGACGTTGTGATGAACATAACACCAATCAGAAAACAAGATTTGCAGTGGGATATAGCTTTAAACTGGGGGACTTATAAAGAAATATATTCTAAAATAGATTCTGTAAATACAAAAAACAACGACAGAGAATGGATTGCTAAGGGGAAGCGTACTGATTTTATCACAATTCAGGATTTTGAATACCAACCCGAAACAGGAGCAATGATTTGGAATAATGGTTTACCCAAAAGAAGCAGTATTTATACTTTTTACGGATACCGACTCCCTGATTGGAACTGGGGGATTAGTAGCACGTTGCGATACAAAGACTTCAGTTTATTTATGTCTTTTGATGGAGTTGTTGGTGGATTAATGAATACTGTTACAGAGAGCTATATGTGGCAGGCTGGTGTGCATCCGGAATCTTTGACAGAAACCAGGGCTCAGGATGTGGCTACCGGAGACCCCCATTATATTGGAGAAGGTGTTAAAGTCGTTTCCGGATCGGCCACTTTTGACGTCAATGGAAATATTCTTACCGATGACCGTGTATTTGCTCCGAACGATGTTGCGGTAACTTACCAGAACGCCATAACAAGATTACATGCAAGCAGCGTGTGGGGAGGAACTCCAACCCCTTACGATATTTATGAAAGGACCTTCCTGAAATTGCGTGAGATCTCACTTACCTACACTGTTCCGAAAAATATATTGGCAAAAGCCGGCCCTATTAAAGGAGCATCAGTAAGCTTTGTCGGACAAAATGTATTGTTCTGGGCCAAAGACTTTAAATACTCTGATCCTGACGGCGGAAATGAAAATTTTTCCGACCCATCCGTAAGATACCTTGGTGGTAATATTAAACTTTCATTTTAA
- a CDS encoding RraA family protein: MKRLILIITTITCFSGMLFSQIEPTVEMMKFYTPEWNGERDAGGRPIVPDELLDRLINLSIEEAWGVLRGEGYHSQFESGWEMIHTNQPFVGRALTVQYMPTRPDINKQIMDLGKEQGRIGASNSWPIDMLKERDVYVADGFGKVFNGTLIGDNLGNSIYAKSKTGVVFDAGARDLEGLSKIEGFNAFVRGFDPTFIMEMMVTEINSPIRVGQATVVPGDVVLAKREGVIFIPAHLVQKVVITGEFIALRDQFGHEMLRKGVYTPGQIDTQWTEEIKSAFIKWLDENEDSLPMSREELDEYMKNRTW; the protein is encoded by the coding sequence ATGAAAAGACTTATTCTGATTATTACAACAATTACCTGCTTTTCCGGAATGTTATTTTCACAGATAGAGCCTACGGTTGAAATGATGAAATTTTATACACCGGAATGGAACGGCGAACGGGATGCCGGTGGTCGCCCAATAGTTCCTGATGAATTACTTGACCGCCTGATAAATTTATCGATTGAGGAAGCCTGGGGGGTACTTCGTGGCGAAGGGTATCACAGTCAGTTTGAAAGTGGTTGGGAAATGATTCATACCAACCAGCCTTTTGTGGGAAGAGCACTTACGGTTCAATACATGCCGACACGGCCGGATATTAACAAACAAATTATGGATTTGGGAAAAGAACAGGGGCGAATCGGCGCTTCAAATTCCTGGCCCATCGACATGCTAAAAGAGCGAGATGTATATGTGGCCGACGGATTTGGAAAGGTTTTTAACGGTACATTAATAGGTGATAACCTGGGGAATTCCATTTATGCAAAATCAAAAACCGGAGTGGTCTTCGACGCCGGTGCTCGCGATTTGGAAGGCCTTTCAAAAATTGAAGGTTTTAATGCTTTTGTCCGGGGTTTCGATCCTACATTTATTATGGAAATGATGGTTACAGAGATAAATTCCCCTATTCGGGTAGGACAGGCAACAGTCGTTCCCGGTGATGTGGTTCTGGCCAAACGCGAAGGAGTAATTTTTATTCCGGCTCATCTGGTTCAGAAAGTCGTTATTACAGGAGAGTTTATTGCATTACGCGACCAATTTGGACATGAAATGCTCAGAAAAGGAGTTTATACTCCCGGGCAAATAGATACACAATGGACTGAAGAAATAAAAAGCGCTTTTATCAAATGGCTCGACGAGAATGAAGACAGTTTGCCTATGTCGCGTGAAGAACTGGACGAGTATATGAAAAACAGAACGTGGTAG
- a CDS encoding mandelate racemase/muconate lactonizing enzyme family protein translates to MKKPDNEKASPVSKSSRRNFLQKSVLGGLGIAFLAKSNNVAADVEYTTQKVSRTSNPTELKITDLRVANTTDGPIIKIYTNQDIYGLGEVRDIADPRYALMIKSRILGLNPCNVEQIFKAIKQFGGHGRQGGGVSGIEMALWDLAGKAYGVPAYQLLGGKYRDKIRIYADTPSSKDPEVYAKRMNYRMEQGFTFLKMDFGIGLIKDIPGALIGEKFWSGQSEWDQSRPGNLSNTKHPFTRIQITDLGLEKMVEYVHTVREIVGYEIPLSADHFGHFDTNTAIRLGQAVEKYQLAWLEDMVPWFYTEKWKEITQAVNTPTLTGEDIFGKEAFIKLCDEHAVDMVHPDLASAGGLLETKKIGDYAEEKGIAMAMHFAGTPVSFMANIHCAAATQNFVALEHHDVDTPYWEDYVVCDKPILQNGFVGVPETPGLGIDLNEEVVKEHLKKGEKLFAPTDEWNQRNSWDRQWS, encoded by the coding sequence ATGAAAAAGCCTGACAACGAAAAAGCGTCTCCGGTTTCAAAATCGTCACGTAGAAATTTTTTGCAAAAATCAGTATTAGGCGGACTCGGAATTGCTTTTCTGGCAAAATCAAACAATGTAGCCGCTGATGTTGAATATACGACACAGAAAGTAAGCCGAACTTCAAATCCAACCGAATTAAAAATTACCGATTTAAGAGTCGCAAATACGACCGATGGACCAATCATAAAAATTTATACCAACCAGGATATTTACGGGCTGGGAGAAGTGCGTGACATCGCGGATCCTCGTTATGCCCTAATGATAAAAAGCCGTATTCTGGGATTAAATCCCTGTAATGTTGAACAAATATTTAAAGCCATAAAACAATTTGGCGGTCACGGCCGGCAGGGAGGAGGTGTTTCCGGAATTGAAATGGCCTTGTGGGATTTGGCAGGGAAGGCATACGGAGTGCCTGCTTATCAGCTTTTGGGTGGGAAATATCGCGACAAAATCAGGATTTATGCAGACACACCTTCATCAAAAGATCCTGAAGTTTATGCAAAAAGAATGAACTACCGAATGGAACAGGGATTCACATTTCTAAAAATGGATTTTGGAATAGGCCTTATTAAAGATATTCCGGGGGCACTGATTGGTGAAAAATTTTGGAGCGGCCAGAGTGAATGGGATCAAAGTCGGCCTGGCAACTTAAGTAACACCAAACATCCGTTTACCAGAATTCAGATTACCGATTTGGGGCTTGAGAAAATGGTGGAATATGTTCATACCGTTCGCGAAATAGTAGGTTATGAAATTCCATTGTCTGCCGACCACTTTGGGCATTTTGACACAAATACAGCTATCCGCTTGGGCCAAGCTGTTGAGAAATACCAACTGGCCTGGCTTGAAGATATGGTTCCGTGGTTTTACACTGAAAAATGGAAGGAAATTACACAAGCTGTCAATACCCCCACTTTAACCGGGGAGGATATTTTTGGAAAAGAGGCTTTTATAAAATTGTGCGATGAACATGCTGTTGATATGGTTCATCCTGATTTGGCTTCCGCCGGTGGTCTTCTGGAAACCAAAAAAATTGGCGATTATGCCGAGGAGAAAGGAATTGCAATGGCGATGCATTTTGCAGGAACACCGGTTTCGTTTATGGCAAATATACATTGTGCAGCCGCTACGCAAAATTTTGTCGCTCTTGAACACCACGACGTGGATACACCATATTGGGAAGATTATGTTGTTTGTGATAAACCCATTTTGCAAAATGGCTTTGTGGGCGTTCCTGAAACACCCGGTTTGGGAATTGATTTAAATGAAGAAGTAGTTAAAGAACATTTAAAAAAAGGAGAAAAGCTATTTGCCCCAACCGATGAATGGAACCAGAGAAATTCCTGGGACCGTCAATGGAGCTAA